The following are encoded in a window of Doryrhamphus excisus isolate RoL2022-K1 chromosome 16, RoL_Dexc_1.0, whole genome shotgun sequence genomic DNA:
- the LOC131104498 gene encoding R3H domain-containing protein 1-like isoform X7, which translates to MEGRAAGQVLCLCQHLPKTFAMRMSDKTDTETMKVTEVDDTASHHKDNAIQAGISEKGDREEPGSISTMDNKPVMSFKPNTKLKLVRSLAICEESFPCPILEPSPAPKDDFLLRMLEKEDGATQEQAEKEVCCDKASKADKNQRKMLSRDSSQDYTDSTGIDLHEFLVNTLKSNPRDRIMLLKLEQDILDFIGNNESQKRTFPPMTSYHRMLLHRVAAYFGMDHNVDLTGKSVVINKTTSTRIPDQKFSEHIKDDRADDFQKRYILKRDNSSFDRDDSTIRMRLKADKKSKSMEEREEEYQRARERIFAHDADHFILDRSSQDEDACMRTQQRRQMFRSQAGRSGASWQSSSETEMLPRHSEPRPWSSTDSSDSSNRLAPRPAITKASSFSGISCSLVRGDSSASSKSTGRLSKTGSESCSSVGSSSSSLSRPHRPFTVPASSRPKIPGAPLIYPAADTKGSTLSSMIRRAPLKPTPSTDATNYYVLSLEASGIPPGSVLVNPHTGKTFIHPSSSGIAYGAASAAPPAGRGPHQGKVSPHQLTSAASQQQQANQLHSQPTCPPFQPSSEAVHNPAVSYHLPPPPQFLPVCPNQQYTVPDSLNTQFSRVTLAQQSANNSGAPAADARHYAALYHHSAPVVLQGAPSQQVANYMVAGSSGGHPGMLQGQPVPLPTPGPNHAYPSSMPGHAAFPASSLSQQHTSVLQQHTYIHQPIQQMPTCYCSSTHHPQCSNQQQQQNYRPPVNPLAYNGPHSQNLPQQQVHQPVISSPVSSYQTVVGVQQTPNFALTGAQQSNIGSQMQGMMVQYSPVQSYQQVSVPHQTHQQPMLVSCQPGQGAVAVASMQPCYSLLPPPNQHTTMSSTVSFLPSPMMEQLQFPQNSPPCVAQQNQGQQYTAGLLPPPPGSGMVMLQMAAPPCQQPHTPSPCQQKQPSYKHLGLEHQRSHRPTERPPPYDNTQSSPPSSPALTPSPGQSPTVKGLPTGISSIPVMAHQHQLQLPTVFCPSGQGEAHYSLLGQPLQYKHAIRPPLIHTAHILAKHQAPIGVWRSGHGRKASRKSLPSEHSQ; encoded by the exons CCAGTGATGTCATTTAAG CCTAACACCAAGCTAAAGCTTGTTCGCAGCCTGGCAATTTGTGAGGAATCCTTTCCTTGTCCAATTCTTGAGCCTTCACCTGCACCTAAG GATGACTTCCTCCTTAGAATGTTAGAAAAGGAAGATGGAGCTACACAGGAGCAAGCTGAGAAAGAAGTGTGCTGCGACAAGGCAAGCAAAGCTGACAAAAACCAGAGAAAAATGCTGTCCAGAG ATTCCAGCCAAGACTACACTGACTCTACTGGCATAGATCTCCATGAGTTTTTAGTGAACACATTGAAGAGCAATCCCAG GGACCGAATTATGCTGCTGAAGCTTGAACAGGACATCTTGGACTTCATCGGCAATAACGA AAGCCAAAAAAGAACATTCCCGCCTATGACGTCCTATCACAGGATGCTGTTACACAGAGTGGCCGCCTACTTCGGGATGGACCACAACGTGGACCTCACCGGAAAGTCTGTTGTCATCAACAAAACTACCAGCACAAGAAT ACCCGATCAGAAATTCTCCGAGCACATCAAGGATGACAGGGCAGACGATTTCCAGAAACGCTACATTCTCAAACGAGACAACTCCAGCTTTGATCGCGACGACAGCACG ATTCGGATGCGTTTGAAAGCAGACAAGAAAAGCAAATCGATGGAGGAGAGGGAAGAGGAGTACCAACGAGCCAGAGAAAGGATATTTGCACATGAT GCTGATCACTTCATACTGGATAGAAG CTCTCAGGATGAAGACGCATGCATGCGCACCCAGCAGAGGCGGCAAATGTTCAG GTCACAGGCCGGACGATCGGGTGCCAGCTGGCAAAGCAGCTCAGAGACAGAGATGCTGCCGCGACACAGCGAGCCTCGACCATGGAGCAGCACTGACAGCTCGGACAGCTCCAACCGCCTGGCCCCCCGACCTGCCATCACCAAGGCCAGCAGCTTCAGCGGCATCTCCTGCAGCTTGGTGCGAGGGGACAGCAGCGCCAGCAGCAAGAGCACTGGGAGGCTTTCCAAAACAG GATCAGAATCATGCAGTAGCGTCGGTTCTTCTTCAAGTTCGCTGTCCCGTCCCCACCGGCCTTTCACCGTGCCAGCCTCTTCACGGCCCAAAATCCCAGGAGCACCTTTAATCTACCCAGCTGCAGATACTAAAGGCTCAACACTCTCCAGCATGATCAGGAGGGCCCCGTTAAAGCCAACACCTTCTACTGACGCAACAAATTATTATGTGTTGTCATTGGAGGCCTCAGGGATACCACCTGGCAGCGTTCTGGTGAATCCACACACGG GCAAGACTTTCATTCATCCCAGCAGCAGTGGCATAGCTTATGGTGCGGCCAGTGCTGCACCCCCTGCCGGCAGGGGCCCACATCAGGGCAAGGTGTCGCCACATCAGCTGACCTCTGCTGCAAGCCAGCAACAGCAAGCCAATCAACTCCACTCTCAG CCGACTTGTCCTCCATTCCAGCCGTCCTCTGAAGCCGTCCATAATCCAGCGGTCTCTtaccatcttcctcctcctcctcagttcCTGCCTGTCTGTCCTAACCAACAGTACACTGTG CCTGACTCCCTCAACACCCAATTTAGTCGTGTGACACTGGCGCAGCAGTCGGCCAACAACAGTGGCGCGCCAGCTGCTGATGCCCGCCACTATGCAGCTCTGTATCACCACTCTGCCCCGGTGGTACTGCAGGGAGCACCCTCACAGCAGGTTGCCAACTACATGGTAGCAGGGTCCTCAGGGGGGCACCCTGGAATGCTCCAAGGCCAGCCTGTGCCACTTCCAACTCCAGGTCCTAACCATGCGTATCCCAGCAGCATGCCAGGTCATGCTGCTTTCCCCGCGTCCAGTCTGAGCCAGCAACACACGAGTGTGCTCCAGCAACACACCTACATCCATCAACCAATCCAGCAG ATGCCCACATGCTACTGCTCCTCAACACACCACCCTCAGTGTTCCaaccagcagcaacagcagaacTACCGTCCGCCTGTAAACCCTCTGGCCTACAACGGCCCTCACAGCCAAAACCTGCCACAGCAGCAAG tGCACCAGCCTGTGATTTCAAGCCCTGTGTCCAGTTACCAGACCGTAGTCGGTGTACAGCAAACACCGAACTTCGCTCTCACTGGTGCCCAGCAAAGCAATATTGGCAGTCAAATGCAAGGAATGATGGTTCAGTACTCTCCAGTGCAGTCCTATCAG CAGGTGTCCGTGCCACATCAGACGCACCAGCAGCCAATGTTGGTGTCATGCCAGCCAGGACAGGGCGCGGTGGCAGTTGCTAGCATGCAGCCCTGCTACAGTCTTCTCCCTCCTCCAAACCAGCACACCACCATGAG TTCTACCGTAAGTTTCCTCCCCTCCCCAATGATGGAGCAGCTCCAGTTTCCTCAGAACTCACCCCCCTGTGTTGCCCAGCAGAACCAAGGCCAGCAGTACACAG cAGGGTTGTTGCCCCCGCCCCCTGGCAGCGGTATGGTGATGCTGCAAATGGCAGCGCCCCCCTGCCAGCAGCCCCACACCCCTTCCCCCTGCCAGCAGAAGCAGCCCAGCTACAAACACCTGGGCCTTGAGCACCAGCGCAGCCACCGACCGACTGAACGGCCCCCCCCTTATGACAACACACAG AGCAGCCCGCCCTCGTCCCCGGCACTCACTCCCTCACCGGGCCAGTCGCCCACAGTCAAGGGTCTCCCAACAGGCATCTCATCCATCCCGGTCATGGCCCACCAGCACCAACTGCAGCTCCCTACAGTCTTCTGCCCCAGTGGACAAG GTGAAGCACACTACTCCCTGCTGGGTCAGCCTCTGCAGTACAAACACGCCATCCGACCTCCGCTCATCCACACGGCACACATTTTGGCCAAACATCAG GCTCCAATAGGGGTTTGGCGTAGCGGACATGGAAGGAAGGCCAGCAGAAAGTCTTTACCTTCAGAACACAGT CAGTGA
- the LOC131104498 gene encoding R3H domain-containing protein 1-like isoform X8: MEGRAAGQVLCLCQHLPKTFAMRMSDKTDTETMKVTEVDDTASHHKDNAIQAGISEKGDREEPGSISTMDNKPVMSFKPNTKLKLVRSLAICEESFPCPILEPSPAPKDDFLLRMLEKEDGATQEQAEKEVCCDKASKADKNQRKMLSRDSSQDYTDSTGIDLHEFLVNTLKSNPRDRIMLLKLEQDILDFIGNNESQKRTFPPMTSYHRMLLHRVAAYFGMDHNVDLTGKSVVINKTTSTRIPDQKFSEHIKDDRADDFQKRYILKRDNSSFDRDDSTIRMRLKADKKSKSMEEREEEYQRARERIFAHDADHFILDRSSQDEDACMRTQQRRQMFRSQAGRSGASWQSSSETEMLPRHSEPRPWSSTDSSDSSNRLAPRPAITKASSFSGISCSLVRGDSSASSKSTGRLSKTGSESCSSVGSSSSSLSRPHRPFTVPASSRPKIPGAPLIYPAADTKGSTLSSMIRRAPLKPTPSTDATNYYVLSLEASGIPPGSVLVNPHTGKTFIHPSSSGIAYGAASAAPPAGRGPHQGKVSPHQLTSAASQQQQANQLHSQPTCPPFQPSSEAVHNPAVSYHLPPPPQFLPVCPNQQYTVPDSLNTQFSRVTLAQQSANNSGAPAADARHYAALYHHSAPVVLQGAPSQQVANYMVAGSSGGHPGMLQGQPVPLPTPGPNHAYPSSMPGHAAFPASSLSQQHTSVLQQHTYIHQPIQQMPTCYCSSTHHPQCSNQQQQQNYRPPVNPLAYNGPHSQNLPQQQVHQPVISSPVSSYQTVVGVQQTPNFALTGAQQSNIGSQMQGMMVQYSPVQSYQQVSVPHQTHQQPMLVSCQPGQGAVAVASMQPCYSLLPPPNQHTTMSSTVSFLPSPMMEQLQFPQNSPPCVAQQNQGQQYTAGLLPPPPGSGMVMLQMAAPPCQQPHTPSPCQQKQPSYKHLGLEHQRSHRPTERPPPYDNTQSSPPSSPALTPSPGQSPTVKGLPTGISSIPVMAHQHQLQLPTVFCPSGQGEAHYSLLGQPLQYKHAIRPPLIHTAHILAKHQAPIGVWRSGHGRKASRKSLPSEHS; encoded by the exons CCAGTGATGTCATTTAAG CCTAACACCAAGCTAAAGCTTGTTCGCAGCCTGGCAATTTGTGAGGAATCCTTTCCTTGTCCAATTCTTGAGCCTTCACCTGCACCTAAG GATGACTTCCTCCTTAGAATGTTAGAAAAGGAAGATGGAGCTACACAGGAGCAAGCTGAGAAAGAAGTGTGCTGCGACAAGGCAAGCAAAGCTGACAAAAACCAGAGAAAAATGCTGTCCAGAG ATTCCAGCCAAGACTACACTGACTCTACTGGCATAGATCTCCATGAGTTTTTAGTGAACACATTGAAGAGCAATCCCAG GGACCGAATTATGCTGCTGAAGCTTGAACAGGACATCTTGGACTTCATCGGCAATAACGA AAGCCAAAAAAGAACATTCCCGCCTATGACGTCCTATCACAGGATGCTGTTACACAGAGTGGCCGCCTACTTCGGGATGGACCACAACGTGGACCTCACCGGAAAGTCTGTTGTCATCAACAAAACTACCAGCACAAGAAT ACCCGATCAGAAATTCTCCGAGCACATCAAGGATGACAGGGCAGACGATTTCCAGAAACGCTACATTCTCAAACGAGACAACTCCAGCTTTGATCGCGACGACAGCACG ATTCGGATGCGTTTGAAAGCAGACAAGAAAAGCAAATCGATGGAGGAGAGGGAAGAGGAGTACCAACGAGCCAGAGAAAGGATATTTGCACATGAT GCTGATCACTTCATACTGGATAGAAG CTCTCAGGATGAAGACGCATGCATGCGCACCCAGCAGAGGCGGCAAATGTTCAG GTCACAGGCCGGACGATCGGGTGCCAGCTGGCAAAGCAGCTCAGAGACAGAGATGCTGCCGCGACACAGCGAGCCTCGACCATGGAGCAGCACTGACAGCTCGGACAGCTCCAACCGCCTGGCCCCCCGACCTGCCATCACCAAGGCCAGCAGCTTCAGCGGCATCTCCTGCAGCTTGGTGCGAGGGGACAGCAGCGCCAGCAGCAAGAGCACTGGGAGGCTTTCCAAAACAG GATCAGAATCATGCAGTAGCGTCGGTTCTTCTTCAAGTTCGCTGTCCCGTCCCCACCGGCCTTTCACCGTGCCAGCCTCTTCACGGCCCAAAATCCCAGGAGCACCTTTAATCTACCCAGCTGCAGATACTAAAGGCTCAACACTCTCCAGCATGATCAGGAGGGCCCCGTTAAAGCCAACACCTTCTACTGACGCAACAAATTATTATGTGTTGTCATTGGAGGCCTCAGGGATACCACCTGGCAGCGTTCTGGTGAATCCACACACGG GCAAGACTTTCATTCATCCCAGCAGCAGTGGCATAGCTTATGGTGCGGCCAGTGCTGCACCCCCTGCCGGCAGGGGCCCACATCAGGGCAAGGTGTCGCCACATCAGCTGACCTCTGCTGCAAGCCAGCAACAGCAAGCCAATCAACTCCACTCTCAG CCGACTTGTCCTCCATTCCAGCCGTCCTCTGAAGCCGTCCATAATCCAGCGGTCTCTtaccatcttcctcctcctcctcagttcCTGCCTGTCTGTCCTAACCAACAGTACACTGTG CCTGACTCCCTCAACACCCAATTTAGTCGTGTGACACTGGCGCAGCAGTCGGCCAACAACAGTGGCGCGCCAGCTGCTGATGCCCGCCACTATGCAGCTCTGTATCACCACTCTGCCCCGGTGGTACTGCAGGGAGCACCCTCACAGCAGGTTGCCAACTACATGGTAGCAGGGTCCTCAGGGGGGCACCCTGGAATGCTCCAAGGCCAGCCTGTGCCACTTCCAACTCCAGGTCCTAACCATGCGTATCCCAGCAGCATGCCAGGTCATGCTGCTTTCCCCGCGTCCAGTCTGAGCCAGCAACACACGAGTGTGCTCCAGCAACACACCTACATCCATCAACCAATCCAGCAG ATGCCCACATGCTACTGCTCCTCAACACACCACCCTCAGTGTTCCaaccagcagcaacagcagaacTACCGTCCGCCTGTAAACCCTCTGGCCTACAACGGCCCTCACAGCCAAAACCTGCCACAGCAGCAAG tGCACCAGCCTGTGATTTCAAGCCCTGTGTCCAGTTACCAGACCGTAGTCGGTGTACAGCAAACACCGAACTTCGCTCTCACTGGTGCCCAGCAAAGCAATATTGGCAGTCAAATGCAAGGAATGATGGTTCAGTACTCTCCAGTGCAGTCCTATCAG CAGGTGTCCGTGCCACATCAGACGCACCAGCAGCCAATGTTGGTGTCATGCCAGCCAGGACAGGGCGCGGTGGCAGTTGCTAGCATGCAGCCCTGCTACAGTCTTCTCCCTCCTCCAAACCAGCACACCACCATGAG TTCTACCGTAAGTTTCCTCCCCTCCCCAATGATGGAGCAGCTCCAGTTTCCTCAGAACTCACCCCCCTGTGTTGCCCAGCAGAACCAAGGCCAGCAGTACACAG cAGGGTTGTTGCCCCCGCCCCCTGGCAGCGGTATGGTGATGCTGCAAATGGCAGCGCCCCCCTGCCAGCAGCCCCACACCCCTTCCCCCTGCCAGCAGAAGCAGCCCAGCTACAAACACCTGGGCCTTGAGCACCAGCGCAGCCACCGACCGACTGAACGGCCCCCCCCTTATGACAACACACAG AGCAGCCCGCCCTCGTCCCCGGCACTCACTCCCTCACCGGGCCAGTCGCCCACAGTCAAGGGTCTCCCAACAGGCATCTCATCCATCCCGGTCATGGCCCACCAGCACCAACTGCAGCTCCCTACAGTCTTCTGCCCCAGTGGACAAG GTGAAGCACACTACTCCCTGCTGGGTCAGCCTCTGCAGTACAAACACGCCATCCGACCTCCGCTCATCCACACGGCACACATTTTGGCCAAACATCAG GCTCCAATAGGGGTTTGGCGTAGCGGACATGGAAGGAAGGCCAGCAGAAAGTCTTTACCTTCAGAACACAGT TGA
- the LOC131104498 gene encoding R3H domain-containing protein 1-like isoform X5 has protein sequence MEGRAAGQVLCLCQHLPKTFAMRMSDKTDTETMKVTEVDDTASHHKDNAIQAGISEKGDREEPGSISTMDNKPVMSFKPNTKLKLVRSLAICEESFPCPILEPSPAPKDDFLLRMLEKEDGATQEQAEKEVCCDKASKADKNQRKMLSRDSSQDYTDSTGIDLHEFLVNTLKSNPRDRIMLLKLEQDILDFIGNNESQKRTFPPMTSYHRMLLHRVAAYFGMDHNVDLTGKSVVINKTTSTRIPDQKFSEHIKDDRADDFQKRYILKRDNSSFDRDDSTIRMRLKADKKSKSMEEREEEYQRARERIFAHDADHFILDRSSQDEDACMRTQQRRQMFRSQAGRSGASWQSSSETEMLPRHSEPRPWSSTDSSDSSNRLAPRPAITKASSFSGISCSLVRGDSSASSKSTGRLSKTGSESCSSVGSSSSSLSRPHRPFTVPASSRPKIPGAPLIYPAADTKGSTLSSMIRRAPLKPTPSTDATNYYVLSLEASGIPPGSVLVNPHTGKTFIHPSSSGIAYGAASAAPPAGRGPHQGKVSPHQLTSAASQQQQANQLHSQPTCPPFQPSSEAVHNPAVSYHLPPPPQFLPVCPNQQYTVPDSLNTQFSRVTLAQQSANNSGAPAADARHYAALYHHSAPVVLQGAPSQQVANYMVAGSSGGHPGMLQGQPVPLPTPGPNHAYPSSMPGHAAFPASSLSQQHTSVLQQHTYIHQPIQQMPTCYCSSTHHPQCSNQQQQQNYRPPVNPLAYNGPHSQNLPQQQVHQPVISSPVSSYQTVVGVQQTPNFALTGAQQSNIGSQMQGMMVQYSPVQSYQQVSVPHQTHQQPMLVSCQPGQGAVAVASMQPCYSLLPPPNQHTTMSSTVSFLPSPMMEQLQFPQNSPPCVAQQNQGQQYTGLLPPPPGSGMVMLQMAAPPCQQPHTPSPCQQKQPSYKHLGLEHQRSHRPTERPPPYDNTQSSPPSSPALTPSPGQSPTVKGLPTGISSIPVMAHQHQLQLPTVFCPSGQGEAHYSLLGQPLQYKHAIRPPLIHTAHILAKHQAPIGVWRSGHGRKASRKSLPSEHSVGEAVSSQILKVMDPPEAGRGGEMDL, from the exons CCAGTGATGTCATTTAAG CCTAACACCAAGCTAAAGCTTGTTCGCAGCCTGGCAATTTGTGAGGAATCCTTTCCTTGTCCAATTCTTGAGCCTTCACCTGCACCTAAG GATGACTTCCTCCTTAGAATGTTAGAAAAGGAAGATGGAGCTACACAGGAGCAAGCTGAGAAAGAAGTGTGCTGCGACAAGGCAAGCAAAGCTGACAAAAACCAGAGAAAAATGCTGTCCAGAG ATTCCAGCCAAGACTACACTGACTCTACTGGCATAGATCTCCATGAGTTTTTAGTGAACACATTGAAGAGCAATCCCAG GGACCGAATTATGCTGCTGAAGCTTGAACAGGACATCTTGGACTTCATCGGCAATAACGA AAGCCAAAAAAGAACATTCCCGCCTATGACGTCCTATCACAGGATGCTGTTACACAGAGTGGCCGCCTACTTCGGGATGGACCACAACGTGGACCTCACCGGAAAGTCTGTTGTCATCAACAAAACTACCAGCACAAGAAT ACCCGATCAGAAATTCTCCGAGCACATCAAGGATGACAGGGCAGACGATTTCCAGAAACGCTACATTCTCAAACGAGACAACTCCAGCTTTGATCGCGACGACAGCACG ATTCGGATGCGTTTGAAAGCAGACAAGAAAAGCAAATCGATGGAGGAGAGGGAAGAGGAGTACCAACGAGCCAGAGAAAGGATATTTGCACATGAT GCTGATCACTTCATACTGGATAGAAG CTCTCAGGATGAAGACGCATGCATGCGCACCCAGCAGAGGCGGCAAATGTTCAG GTCACAGGCCGGACGATCGGGTGCCAGCTGGCAAAGCAGCTCAGAGACAGAGATGCTGCCGCGACACAGCGAGCCTCGACCATGGAGCAGCACTGACAGCTCGGACAGCTCCAACCGCCTGGCCCCCCGACCTGCCATCACCAAGGCCAGCAGCTTCAGCGGCATCTCCTGCAGCTTGGTGCGAGGGGACAGCAGCGCCAGCAGCAAGAGCACTGGGAGGCTTTCCAAAACAG GATCAGAATCATGCAGTAGCGTCGGTTCTTCTTCAAGTTCGCTGTCCCGTCCCCACCGGCCTTTCACCGTGCCAGCCTCTTCACGGCCCAAAATCCCAGGAGCACCTTTAATCTACCCAGCTGCAGATACTAAAGGCTCAACACTCTCCAGCATGATCAGGAGGGCCCCGTTAAAGCCAACACCTTCTACTGACGCAACAAATTATTATGTGTTGTCATTGGAGGCCTCAGGGATACCACCTGGCAGCGTTCTGGTGAATCCACACACGG GCAAGACTTTCATTCATCCCAGCAGCAGTGGCATAGCTTATGGTGCGGCCAGTGCTGCACCCCCTGCCGGCAGGGGCCCACATCAGGGCAAGGTGTCGCCACATCAGCTGACCTCTGCTGCAAGCCAGCAACAGCAAGCCAATCAACTCCACTCTCAG CCGACTTGTCCTCCATTCCAGCCGTCCTCTGAAGCCGTCCATAATCCAGCGGTCTCTtaccatcttcctcctcctcctcagttcCTGCCTGTCTGTCCTAACCAACAGTACACTGTG CCTGACTCCCTCAACACCCAATTTAGTCGTGTGACACTGGCGCAGCAGTCGGCCAACAACAGTGGCGCGCCAGCTGCTGATGCCCGCCACTATGCAGCTCTGTATCACCACTCTGCCCCGGTGGTACTGCAGGGAGCACCCTCACAGCAGGTTGCCAACTACATGGTAGCAGGGTCCTCAGGGGGGCACCCTGGAATGCTCCAAGGCCAGCCTGTGCCACTTCCAACTCCAGGTCCTAACCATGCGTATCCCAGCAGCATGCCAGGTCATGCTGCTTTCCCCGCGTCCAGTCTGAGCCAGCAACACACGAGTGTGCTCCAGCAACACACCTACATCCATCAACCAATCCAGCAG ATGCCCACATGCTACTGCTCCTCAACACACCACCCTCAGTGTTCCaaccagcagcaacagcagaacTACCGTCCGCCTGTAAACCCTCTGGCCTACAACGGCCCTCACAGCCAAAACCTGCCACAGCAGCAAG tGCACCAGCCTGTGATTTCAAGCCCTGTGTCCAGTTACCAGACCGTAGTCGGTGTACAGCAAACACCGAACTTCGCTCTCACTGGTGCCCAGCAAAGCAATATTGGCAGTCAAATGCAAGGAATGATGGTTCAGTACTCTCCAGTGCAGTCCTATCAG CAGGTGTCCGTGCCACATCAGACGCACCAGCAGCCAATGTTGGTGTCATGCCAGCCAGGACAGGGCGCGGTGGCAGTTGCTAGCATGCAGCCCTGCTACAGTCTTCTCCCTCCTCCAAACCAGCACACCACCATGAG TTCTACCGTAAGTTTCCTCCCCTCCCCAATGATGGAGCAGCTCCAGTTTCCTCAGAACTCACCCCCCTGTGTTGCCCAGCAGAACCAAGGCCAGCAGTACACAG GGTTGTTGCCCCCGCCCCCTGGCAGCGGTATGGTGATGCTGCAAATGGCAGCGCCCCCCTGCCAGCAGCCCCACACCCCTTCCCCCTGCCAGCAGAAGCAGCCCAGCTACAAACACCTGGGCCTTGAGCACCAGCGCAGCCACCGACCGACTGAACGGCCCCCCCCTTATGACAACACACAG AGCAGCCCGCCCTCGTCCCCGGCACTCACTCCCTCACCGGGCCAGTCGCCCACAGTCAAGGGTCTCCCAACAGGCATCTCATCCATCCCGGTCATGGCCCACCAGCACCAACTGCAGCTCCCTACAGTCTTCTGCCCCAGTGGACAAG GTGAAGCACACTACTCCCTGCTGGGTCAGCCTCTGCAGTACAAACACGCCATCCGACCTCCGCTCATCCACACGGCACACATTTTGGCCAAACATCAG GCTCCAATAGGGGTTTGGCGTAGCGGACATGGAAGGAAGGCCAGCAGAAAGTCTTTACCTTCAGAACACAGTGTAGGTGAAGCAG TGAGCAGTCAGATCTTGAAAGTGATGGATCCTCCAGAAGCGGGCAGGGGGGGCGAGATGGACTTGTGA